In the Nitrosopumilus cobalaminigenes genome, TTGTAATTAAAATTGAATTTGGTAAATAATCTAAATTAAGAGACTCGCAGATTTGAGAATTTTCAGAATTGATAACCGTAATTTCTGTAGGTTTTTGAATATACATTGTAATTGTATTTAGTAGATATCCAAATCCAAACGGATTTTCAGCAGCCATTTGTGCCTGAGATTCCATTATTTTTGTAGTAATTTCAAGAAAACTTTGTTCTTGTGAGAGATGATATAATCTGAGCATCACAAATGCTGATACAGAATTTCCCGAAGGCAAAGACAAGTCATAATTACTCTTAGGTCGAATAATCAGTTTTTCATGATCATCAGAAGTCATAAAGAAACTATTATTTTCAGAATCCCAAAAGTGATCAACTAAATGATGGCCCAATTTTATAGAGAGTTTGAGATATTTCTCATCAGGTTCAATTTCAAATACATCCAATAAGGCATTGATAAAATAAGAATAATCTTCCAAATAACCATCAATTTTTGCCACATCATTTTTGTAAGTTCGTAATAGTTTTTCATTTACAATTAAATTATTTTCAATAAAAGAGATACAATCTTTTGCAGCATTTAGATACCTAGCATCACCAGTAACACGGTAGCCCTTTGCAAAAGCAGTAATCATCAAAGAATTCCAAGACACTAAGACCTTATCATCTAAACCAGGAGGAACTCGAGTGGAACGGACTTTGAGTAATTTTTCAGAGCATGAATGTATTGTTTTTTTAACCTCAGATTCAGACACACCAAAATTAAATGCAACTGTAGAGATATTGAGATTGTTACATAGAATGTTATTTCCTTCCCAATTTCCACCATCAGTTACATCATAGTACAAACAAAATAGATCTGCATCGCCTCCAAGAATTTCTTTAATCTCACTTTTCTTCCAAACATAGTACTTTCCTTCTATCCCTTCTGAATCAGCATCATATGCAGAATAGAATCCATTTTCTGGAGAAGTCATTTCACGTAAAACAAAATCAAGTGTTTTTTGTAAAACTTCAAGGTAAAAAGGATCTTTTGTTATTTGATAAGCTTCAGCATAGTTTACTGGAATCAACGCATTGTCATAAAGCATTTTTTCAAAGTGAGGAACAAGCCATTTTGCATCAGTTGAATATCTAGAAAAACCTCCTCCAATTTGATCAAAAATACCACCATTTGCCATTTTTTTCAGTGTTTTAAGCGCAAATTCATTGAATTTATTCAAACCAGAAAGTTTTGCATATCTAAAAAGAAATGACACATTTGCCGCGTTTGGAAATTTCGGAGCAGAACCAAAACCACCATACGTTGCATCTCCCAATTGGAATAGATTCATGGCAGCCTCATCTAGAATTGTCCTCTCTAACTTTGAAGGAATTTGAATTGCTTCTGCTTTGTTTAATGCACCAAGAAATCTTTCTGCAGAATTTTCAATGTCTTTAGGTTTTTCTTTCCAAGCTTGTGAAAGTTGTCTGCAAATACTTCCAAATCCGGGACGGCCATAAGAATCCAAAACTGGAAAATATGTTCCAGCATAGAATGGTTTTTGATCAGGAGTTAGAAAAATGCTTAATGGCCAACCACCTTGACCTGTTGCTATTTGACAAACTTTTTGATAAATGTCATCAATGTCAGGTCTTTCTTCTCGGTCAACTTTGATATTAATAAAATTCTCATTCATAAACTCTGCAACATCATCGTTTTCAAAGGATTCATGAGCCATTACATGGCACCAATGGCACGAGCTGTATCCGATACTAAGAAAGATAGGTTTGTTTTCATCTCTTGCTTTTTTTAATGATTCATCATTCCAACCATACCAATTAACTGGATTGTTTGCATGTTGAAGTAAGTAAGGACTACTTTCATTGATGAGATTATTTTCAACCATAATTTTTCAGATTTGTTTCAATATTAGTACCTAATTAGGAAATTAACTCCAAATCCCTTTGCCTTCAGTTAGTTCATAAATTCGGACATTGATTTTTCCAAGTAATTTTACTTTTGATTTATGAGCCTTTTTGTCATGACTGTAATCTTTTTTCTCAACTAATTCTTGTAGTCGTTTTAATTGTTCCAAAGAGAGTTTTTTGAATTCATGTTTTGAACTAGTGACAATTTGTAACAATTTCACTCTTTCACGATCCTCATCAGTGATTTCAGGCATATTTTTGATATTATCAATTTTGCAAATAAATCTTAGCGTAAAAACAAGATAGGCCTATTGCTTAGGATAAACCAATAAAATCTAAATAATTTAACGAATCTTAAAATTTCGTGACGAATCTACCAGATCATGGAAAAGATGCGAGCCATGGTATTAGATGAATGTGCGAAAATAGAAACAAACCCATTGAAATTAACTGAAATAGATAAACATGAAATTAAAAGATCAAACGAGATTTTATTAGAAATTGAGGCCTGTGGAGTGTGTCATTCACAACTTCATGGAATAGAAGGAGATTGGAAAGATATTGGCATCCCTCCAACATTACCAACAGTTCCAGGTCACGAAGTTGTAGGTAAAGTAGTACAGATAGGAGACAGTGTCACAAAATTCAAAGTGGGAGACAGGGCAGGAATTACTCCATTACTAGAAGCTTGCAAAGAATGTCAGTATTGTAAAGAAGGAAAAGAATACCTTTGTGAATCATCAATCATTACAGGAGAATCTTTCAAAGGAGGATATACAGAATACATCACAGTGGTTGAAGATTTTGCAACCAAAGTTCCTGAAAACATGAAAGCAGCATATGCTGCTCCATTATTTTGTGCAGGAATTACAGCATACAAAGCAGTGAAAGCAGCAGAACCAAAACAAAATAAAAAAATTGGAATTTATGGAATTGGCGGTGTAGGACACATGGCAATACAGTTTGCAAAAGTAGAAAATTGTGACGTGATTGCATTTTCTAGATCTCAAAATCATCTTGATGTTGCAAAGAGATTAGGGGCATCTGATGCAATGGTATTTTCTGAGAATCAGCAAGAATTTCTAGATAAATTAAAAGAAACACACGGGTTATTGGATGCTGCCATAGTATTTGCCCCAGCAGATATTGTAACTGATACTGCCATCAAATCAGTAAAGAAAGGAGGATTAATCGTCATCGCCACAGTAGGAGAAAATCCAACATTTATGGCATTTGAAGAAAAAACTATTCGTGGAACACTTATTGGTTCTACAAAAGATATGGAAGAAGTAATCAAAATATGCGATAAAGAAAATATCGAGGTTATTTTTCAAACATTCCCATTAGAAAAAGCAAATGAAGCTCTCAAGAAATTAAAAGATTCAGAAATAGAAGCAAGAGCAGTATTGATTCCTTAATCCTTGGCTTAAATATTAGAACAATATGTTTTTTGTATGAATTGTAACAGATGCCATCATACTGATGAAGCCCATAGTAAAAGTGAAAATAACAATTCACTAATGAGGGCAGGAAAATGTCAAATCCCAACATGCACGTGTCAGCAATATTTAGATCCTATTCAAGAAATTGATGAAGACCTTTTGTAACAATTCATATATCAAAAAAATTTTAGATAATCATGGACAAGCACAAACCATCAGAAGAAATGATAAAAGATTTAGATAATTTACTATCAAAGCTAAACGCTATGGAAATTATTGCATCAGATGAATTCCAAAAAAATTCAATAAAAATACAAAGAGCTCTAGTTGAAGGTCAAATTCATACAATCAATGAATTTCAACATATGAAAAAGGCATTAGATTTACTAACACTACAATTATTTGAGGTTCAAAACAAAGTTAAGAATTAATTTTTGTGTCACTCAATCCACAACCCGTACATCTAAACAATGTTGATTTCTCAAGAACTTTTTCAGGTTTCATTTCAGCACCACAGCAAAGACAGGAGATTTTTTCAGAATCTGTACTTTCAGATGATCTTACAACATAATCAGGTTTTGTTTCAGGAATATCAGCAGCATTGCAAAGAGGTTTGTAATGAGTTAAAATTTTGCTAAATACGTTTTGTCTTTTTTCTGCACTAGATTCGAATAATGGCAAAATAGCCAAATAGAGAGATTTCTCTGAGCCAGATTTTTCAACCCAGCATTTGTAGTTAGGATTTTGTTCAAAAAATGCCTTGTCTTCAGTCTTTTCGCAGTCACCAATATAGATAATATTGAATTTGTCTTTATCCCTAGAGAGGATCAAATAGACTAATTTTTCCATTGGAGGCCCCCATTCTTTTAGAGGAATTGGCCCTAGAAACTCATATTGAAGAATTTGAATGCTCATTATAGGTATTTTTGACTACTTTCTTTTCATCTTTTCTCAAAAAAATCCCTAGTGCCACAAATTTGATCGCAAAAGTTCAACTTGAAAAGATTAAATTCAAGAGTTATGGATTTTCCGTAAATGAAAGACCCTCACAATTATGCCAAAGTGGGATACTCCATGATTGCAGTAGCTGGAAGTTTAGCAGCGATAGGTATCATAGCACTATTTACTGCAGATGATGTGTTATTATCAGATAATATTTCAAGAGATAAAACAGCTCATTTTGATGCATGCAAAGAAAATGATTTCAAAACAGATGGTTGTGAAAAATACTGGGACAGAATTAATAACAAAGCTTCAGGAATTTACGTAGATCTTCCAGAATAAATTAAAAACCACGACTAAAGTCTTCAAGCATATTTTGATTTTTAGTAAGGCGATTCATAGCAAAAAATGCTCCTCCAACAATTCCTGCTTGGTAAAAAGTATACAATAAAACTCCAGATGAGGTAGGATCTGATTTTGTAAAACTTAGTACAAGCATTGTGAAAAAAACAAAAGTTCCAACGAATGTAACAATTCTATTAATTATTCCAGTATTCATCCCTACAATTCGTTTTGATGCACCTGCCATCAAACCAATACTGGTTATAATTAGAAAAGTTGCACCACCGTTTGCAGAAATAAAACTATCAACCCATGGAATTAATCCATCCTCTAAAATTGCAATATCAGGCATTATACTACCTCCATTAATTGCAAAGTTTACAGAGCTGAACATCCCACCTATAACAAAAAAGAATAAGAATATTTTTACAATTGATCTTTTCAATGGACTTCTAATTTCTGATGGACTAACAGCTCTTTCGGTAATTCGAACACCATAAAGGAAACCTACAGCCATTGCTGGGATAAACATGATATTGATGAGAATTGGAGATTCTCGGTTAATTTCCTCAATTTGTGGATGAAAAATCAGAAATAGAATAATTGCTAGTAATGCTGCTGAACCAAATAGAATCAAGCCTAAATGACTATGAACACTTGATTCTTCATAATCATTCCAATTAGACATTTTATCACATCAAAAGAAAATAATTAAAAACCAAATCCGAAAATCATTTGGTCAAATTATCAATTCTGTTTACCCTTTTTTAGGGCAAATAAGGAGATAAACTATGAAGGGAGGGAAAACCCTAATAATCATAGGAGTCATTGTAGGAATTTTTGGCTTTATTTTTCATTTACAGGGTCAGTCAATATTAGGACCAGAATCGTCATTCATGTATTCTAATCCAGATTGGATTACATATGGAATTCAAATTATAATTGTAGGAATAATAATTTTAGCCGCAGGGTTTTTGGTAATTAAAAAAAATTAGTTTGTCACTCTAAGTGTGATGGTACTTCTAATTTTTTCTAATTTTCTAATTTTGGATGTAATTATTTCATTTATTTGAGAAGGGGAATCAGTTACAAATTCTGCTACAATATCATAGCTGCCATAAGTTATCAAACAATTTTTAATTTCAGGAATTTCTTTTAATTGAGAATAAAGAGATTGCTCTTCTCCAATTTCACAACTAATCAACATGTAAGCTTTTTCCAACTAAATCATATTTTCTTAAAAAAACACCAACTTAAAGACACCGAAGAAATGATTCTCTAAGAGATCTAAAATCCGGCAAGAATTGGATCTGTAGGTTTCATAATTTCTCGTAACAAAATTGTAGCAAATGAGCCTCTAGACAATGAAAAATCTACAACATTACCATGTGCAGAGTAATCTGTACAATGAATTGCAGCTTGTCTAAAACCACCTTCGCTACTTACTTCTTGCATTTCTTTAATGAAGAAATCTTTTGGAGTAATTTCTTCTTGTCTCAAGATTTTAGAGATTTGAAAATCAAATCTTGTTTTTTTGTAATATGAATAGCCTACAAAGGGCAATGCCAAATTTTGATCCATTCCTTTAACATATTTCCCAATTATGCTATGATTATCAAAACAAACATCTCCAGATTCAGCCTCAAACAAATTTTCACCATCTTGAAATGCAGAACTCAAAGACTGATTAAAAATAAAAGACTGGTAAGCTTGTATGTAAAACCGTCGCAACGAGACAGGGATTGCTCTAATTGCACGGATAGATTCACCATGTTCAATCATTTCTTTTAGTACAATTCTTTCAATATCCATTTGAACTGGAACTTGATCAAAATATTGCTTATAGTTATTCTTATCAGACAATTTTTCACGAATTTCGGTATTTTCTTTGGAATCATATGAAGATGTAAAAGACAAGATTAAATCGATGACTTTATCAAAATCCCTATGCAATATGGCCTTACCAATTAGATGAGTAACAGGTCTTTGAGAACCAAATCTTTGGTATCCATAAAAATTGAGAATTTTATCATGCTCTGTAAAAGATTCCAATCTATTTTGACATTCAGAGATTTTTAAAGTGAAATGATTGCCAACCATATCTTTTTTTGATAATTGTTTTTTTACAAACCCAATTTTTTCAAGGGAATATTTATCACTAGAAAAATCATCTACAGGTTTACCTTTGTGTCCGGAGCAAACGAATTGTTCTGTAATAGCTGATGCATCTTTTAACCCAAGAGATTTTAGGCGGACTCCGGTTTTTCTAAAAATTCCAGATAATGCATGGTTTGTATCAATCTTTTTCTTTTTTAGTTTGTATACAGCATATCCATCTTTATCATTGATTGATTTTGTTGCTTTATCTGAAAGTAATTCAGTTACTTTGAAATCTTCAGGTTCAACTCTAATCTTCCCTCCAATCCCATCAAACTTTGTACTGTATACAGAAATGCCAATTTTAGAATCTATGTTAGGTATCACTCTATTGTCACTGTAACATATTTGCTGATTGCAACATCAGATAATTGAGCCCCAAGTAGAACTTTGTATGTACCGGGTACTGCATCTTCAGATGCATATATTGTAAGAGAGATTGGACGGGGAGCATCAAAATCTAATTGGAATGATTCAGGATAATTCTCATTCAATTCAACATTCAAAAAGTCATGAGTGGAGGATAGAATTAACGAAACACCCATTAGATCTTTTTGAGACGTGGATGAAACTACAAAGTCAAAGTCTTTGGAATCCCCAGAAGTTAGCATCAGAACGTTTGAATCCAATTGGATTTCCAGTGGCAAAGGAATAGAAGTATCAACTACACCAATATTATTTTCAACCCATTCAGTAAACCAGATTTTGTCACCATCAACAGTGAAATCAAAGATTTGTGCAAGACCACAATCAGCCA is a window encoding:
- a CDS encoding alcohol dehydrogenase catalytic domain-containing protein yields the protein MEKMRAMVLDECAKIETNPLKLTEIDKHEIKRSNEILLEIEACGVCHSQLHGIEGDWKDIGIPPTLPTVPGHEVVGKVVQIGDSVTKFKVGDRAGITPLLEACKECQYCKEGKEYLCESSIITGESFKGGYTEYITVVEDFATKVPENMKAAYAAPLFCAGITAYKAVKAAEPKQNKKIGIYGIGGVGHMAIQFAKVENCDVIAFSRSQNHLDVAKRLGASDAMVFSENQQEFLDKLKETHGLLDAAIVFAPADIVTDTAIKSVKKGGLIVIATVGENPTFMAFEEKTIRGTLIGSTKDMEEVIKICDKENIEVIFQTFPLEKANEALKKLKDSEIEARAVLIP
- a CDS encoding thioredoxin domain-containing protein yields the protein MVENNLINESSPYLLQHANNPVNWYGWNDESLKKARDENKPIFLSIGYSSCHWCHVMAHESFENDDVAEFMNENFINIKVDREERPDIDDIYQKVCQIATGQGGWPLSIFLTPDQKPFYAGTYFPVLDSYGRPGFGSICRQLSQAWKEKPKDIENSAERFLGALNKAEAIQIPSKLERTILDEAAMNLFQLGDATYGGFGSAPKFPNAANVSFLFRYAKLSGLNKFNEFALKTLKKMANGGIFDQIGGGFSRYSTDAKWLVPHFEKMLYDNALIPVNYAEAYQITKDPFYLEVLQKTLDFVLREMTSPENGFYSAYDADSEGIEGKYYVWKKSEIKEILGGDADLFCLYYDVTDGGNWEGNNILCNNLNISTVAFNFGVSESEVKKTIHSCSEKLLKVRSTRVPPGLDDKVLVSWNSLMITAFAKGYRVTGDARYLNAAKDCISFIENNLIVNEKLLRTYKNDVAKIDGYLEDYSYFINALLDVFEIEPDEKYLKLSIKLGHHLVDHFWDSENNSFFMTSDDHEKLIIRPKSNYDLSLPSGNSVSAFVMLRLYHLSQEQSFLEITTKIMESQAQMAAENPFGFGYLLNTITMYIQKPTEITVINSENSQICESLNLDYLPNSILITIKNPSQLDSLSKYPFFAGKLFEDKTSVFVCKDFTCSLPLRTIEEINSNL
- a CDS encoding Lrp/AsnC ligand binding domain-containing protein, which gives rise to MEKAYMLISCEIGEEQSLYSQLKEIPEIKNCLITYGSYDIVAEFVTDSPSQINEIITSKIRKLEKIRSTITLRVTN
- the truD gene encoding tRNA pseudouridine(13) synthase TruD → MIPNIDSKIGISVYSTKFDGIGGKIRVEPEDFKVTELLSDKATKSINDKDGYAVYKLKKKKIDTNHALSGIFRKTGVRLKSLGLKDASAITEQFVCSGHKGKPVDDFSSDKYSLEKIGFVKKQLSKKDMVGNHFTLKISECQNRLESFTEHDKILNFYGYQRFGSQRPVTHLIGKAILHRDFDKVIDLILSFTSSYDSKENTEIREKLSDKNNYKQYFDQVPVQMDIERIVLKEMIEHGESIRAIRAIPVSLRRFYIQAYQSFIFNQSLSSAFQDGENLFEAESGDVCFDNHSIIGKYVKGMDQNLALPFVGYSYYKKTRFDFQISKILRQEEITPKDFFIKEMQEVSSEGGFRQAAIHCTDYSAHGNVVDFSLSRGSFATILLREIMKPTDPILAGF